A section of the Anabaena cylindrica PCC 7122 genome encodes:
- a CDS encoding prephenate/arogenate dehydrogenase, with protein MKIGILGLGLIGGSLGFDLRSQGNHVLGVSRRESTCKKAIDLGIVDQASVELSLLAAADIVFICTPIGLIIPQVEQLIAYLPATTIVTDVGSVKTPIVAGISPLWNNFIGGHPMAGNTDAGIEAAQRNLFVNRPYVLTPVATTPTDAISVLEEIVRSLGSIIYHCQPEKHDRAVSWISHLPVIVSASLMAACLSETDPEIFQLAQNLASSGFCDTSRVGAGNPELGVMMAQYNRQALINSLHQYRQNLDEFIDLVSQEKWLLLEDKLKLNQQNRPKFLE; from the coding sequence ATGAAAATTGGTATTTTGGGACTGGGACTGATAGGTGGCTCATTAGGATTTGATTTACGTTCCCAAGGAAATCATGTTCTAGGAGTTAGTCGTCGTGAATCAACCTGTAAAAAAGCTATTGATCTCGGCATTGTCGATCAAGCTTCAGTGGAATTGAGCCTGTTGGCTGCTGCTGATATTGTATTTATTTGCACTCCGATAGGACTTATTATTCCCCAAGTTGAACAGTTAATTGCTTATTTACCTGCAACTACTATTGTGACTGATGTAGGTTCAGTAAAAACACCTATAGTAGCAGGAATTTCCCCGCTTTGGAATAATTTTATTGGTGGTCATCCAATGGCGGGAAATACAGATGCAGGTATAGAAGCAGCACAACGAAATTTGTTTGTGAATCGTCCTTATGTACTGACACCAGTAGCTACAACGCCAACTGATGCAATTTCAGTTTTAGAGGAAATTGTGCGATCGCTAGGTTCTATTATCTACCATTGTCAGCCAGAAAAACATGACCGGGCTGTGAGTTGGATCTCCCATTTACCTGTCATCGTTAGTGCCTCTTTGATGGCTGCTTGTTTGAGTGAAACAGATCCAGAAATTTTTCAATTAGCTCAAAACCTAGCTAGTTCAGGATTTTGTGATACCAGCCGTGTTGGTGCTGGTAATCCAGAATTAGGAGTAATGATGGCACAATATAATCGTCAAGCATTGATTAATTCACTACATCAATATCGTCAAAACCTAGATGAATTTATTGACTTAGTTTCACAAGAAAAGTGGCTTCTTTTAGAAGACAAACTCAAGTTAAATCAACAAAATCGTCCTAAATTTTTGGAATAA
- a CDS encoding ROK family protein, with product MVEDNGSVRTLSVDIGGSGVKVMVLDITGKPLTERGRLETPQPATPEVVINAIAVLAASQGEYHRVSVGFPGVVRSGVTETAVNLNADWIGFDLATTLSKQLNKPVKVINDADMQGLGAIAGRGVELVITLGTGFGSALFVDGKLVPNMEMGHHPFCKGDTYEEQLGRAALEKIGDKKWNKRLQRAIASLQRLFNYDCLYIGGGEAVRVNMNLPLNVKLIPNITGLLGGIALWRE from the coding sequence ATGGTGGAAGATAATGGTTCAGTTCGCACACTCTCAGTAGATATTGGGGGTAGTGGTGTCAAAGTTATGGTTTTGGATATCACCGGGAAACCTTTAACAGAAAGAGGAAGGTTAGAAACACCCCAACCTGCGACACCAGAAGTCGTGATTAATGCCATTGCTGTGTTAGCTGCATCTCAAGGTGAATATCATCGGGTTTCAGTAGGTTTTCCCGGTGTGGTTCGCAGTGGAGTCACAGAAACAGCGGTGAATTTGAATGCGGATTGGATTGGATTTGATTTAGCAACAACATTATCTAAACAGCTAAATAAACCTGTGAAAGTAATTAATGATGCAGATATGCAGGGGCTAGGGGCAATTGCAGGTAGAGGTGTGGAATTAGTCATCACACTAGGTACTGGTTTTGGTTCGGCTTTGTTTGTAGATGGAAAGCTGGTTCCGAATATGGAAATGGGACATCATCCGTTTTGTAAAGGGGACACCTATGAAGAACAGCTAGGACGCGCTGCTTTAGAAAAGATTGGGGATAAGAAATGGAATAAGCGATTACAGAGAGCGATCGCATCTTTACAACGCCTCTTTAACTATGATTGTCTTTATATCGGTGGTGGTGAAGCTGTGCGCGTCAACATGAATTTACCCCTAAATGTGAAACTAATTCCTAATATCACCGGGTTATTAGGTGGTATTGCTTTATGGAGAGAATGA